The genomic DNA TCGCAAAACTCGGCCGCGTTTTTCTCCTCGTCCCTTTATGTTTTATTTTCATGTACTGGATGAAACGGAAAAGTGATGGGCAAGACGCTAGCGGAAATAAACTCGAATTCCCATGGTTCTTAATCGGTTTCATGCTAATGAGCCTTTTTGGCAGCTATGTCCTTGGACATTCTATTCCTGTTTCAGATGGGTTTCTTCAAGGCGTTTCTACGATGACGACTTGGTGTTTGACTGCGGCCATGGTCGGCCTAGGTCTGAATGTCAGCTTGCGTGCTCTTCGTACAAAAGCGTTAAAGCCTATGATTGCGATGCTCATTACTTCAATCTGCCTTAGCATTTTAGCGTATTTTATCGTGTAAATTCATTAGATTTTGTTTGGATACCTAGTGTTTCTTCAATCTAAACTATACGGCCAAAGAAGGGTTTCCATGCCCCTTTCCCGAAAATAACTAAGGGAAAGGGGCTTTTTTTAATGGTTCGAAAACTACTACTCACTGCAATCATCATGATGGGCATTATCTATATCTTCTTCATCCCCGCAGATCCGGTTAGCTTTAAGATTTTCATGAAGCTCATACCGATGGCACTAATTATCTTGTATGCGATGACGATGACGCCTGTATTTTCTCGTACATATAAACAGATTATCACTCTAGGACTCTTCGTCTGTATGATTGCCGATGGTGTCATCTATTGGTTTATGATGGGGCTTATTACTTTTTTCATCGGACATATTTTTTATATCGTTGGCTTTAGGCATATGGGACAAAAATCGGTGCCGGTATGGGCGGCTATTCCACTACTACTGTATGGAGCTGGTATGGCGGTTTGGATTGCCGGTTTACAGTTTGCGGCAGGTCAGCTCGTTCTTGGTATCGCCATTATCGCTTATATCGGCATTATTTTGACGATGGGCTGGATGGCCATTCGCACACGTATGAAGCTCGCAATCATCGGAGCATTGCTGTTCATGTTATCTGATTCAATCCTTGCCATTGATCGTTTTGTCTTTGCTCTCCCTTATCGAGACGCACTCGTCATGGTGTCCTATTACGCTGCGCAGACGCTCATCGCGGCGAGTATCGGTAGTCGTGTCGCCAAGTATTCCGTAAACCGGAACAATCTGATAAAATGAAGTCATCTTGACTTCATACTAGGAGGAATTTTTTGAAATGAAAGAGAAATTAATCGAGCGTCTTGTACGCTATGCAAAAATCGACACGGAATCCGACCCAAACGGAACGACAACACCTACAACGCCAGGCCAATGGGACTTGCTGCATGAATTGCAACAAGAACTTGCAACAATTGGCATGGAAGACATTACACTCGACGACAATGGCTATTTATTCGCGACGCTTCCTGCCAATACAGATCGTGATGTACCTGTTATTGGATTTCTTGCGCATGTTGACACGACGCCTGATTACACAGGAAATAACGTTCAGCCGCAGCGCATCGATAACTACGATGGCACAGATATCCAGCTGAATGCAGACATTACGATGACAGTAAACGATTTTCCATCTCTTCAAAACTATGTCGGTCACACGTTGATTACGACGGATGGTACAACATTGCTGGGTGCAGACGACAAAGCAGGTATTGCAGAAATTATGACGGCTATGGAATATTTACTTACCAATCCATCCATTAAACACGGTAAACTGCGTGTTGCCTTTACACCAGATGAAGAAATCGGGCGTGGCCCCCATAAGTTTGACGTTGCACAATTCGGCGCACAATTTGCCTACACAATGGACGGTGGCCCACTCGGAGAGCTGCAATATGAAAGCTTCAATGCAGCAGGCGCAAACGTAACATTCCGTGGTGTGAGTGTCCACCCTGGCACCGCCAAAGGGAAGATGGTCAACTCGATGATCGTGGCACATCAGTTCCAAGCTGCTATGCCTGCGGATGAGGTTCCTGAAAAAACGGATGGCTACGAGGGCTTTGTCCATCTCATGCACGTCAATGGCTCTATAGAAGACACTACACTTAGCTATATTATTCGTGATTTTGACCGCGAAGCCTTCGCAGCGCGAAAACAGCTCATGATTGATACTGCGGACAAGTTGAATAAGGAATACGGCGACAACACCGTAACCCTCACCATTGAAGACCAATATTTCAATATGGGCGAAAAAATTAGCCCTGTTATGGAAATTGTCGACATTATGGCTGATGCATACAAAAAACTCGACATTGAGCCAAATATTGTCCCGATTCGTGGAGGCACAGATGGTTCACAGCTGTCATATATGGGGATGCCAACGCCAAATATTTTCACAGGTGGGGAAAATTATCACGGCAAATATGAATACATTTCTGTCGACAATATGGAAAGAGCGACAAATGTCATCATTGAAGCTGTCAAATTGTTTGAAGAGCGTGCTTAAGAACAAAAGCGCAAGCACCTGTTCAGCCGCTTATGGTCCGAGCACCTAGATACTGGAGCCTAGACGGAGAATTTCCATATACTTACTTATCCACAGTGCAAGGGTTTTATAATTTCCTATACAACTAAATGAGGGAGAGAACGCTATGCGTGAAATTGGAATTGGTGTCCTCGCCTCTTTGTTTTTCGCAGTGACATTTATCTTAAATCGCACGATGGAATTATCGGGGGGAAGCTGGTTATGGAGCGCCTCCCTCCGCTATTTCTTTATGGTTCCATTCTTGATAATCATTGTGGCATATCGCAAAGGGCTTGGGGAAACAAAGAAAGAAATGGTGACAAATTCCGCACCATTTTTCATCTGGAGCGTGGTCGCTTTTGTGTTATTTTACGTACCGCTTACATATGCTGCGGCGTATAGCCCGGGGTGGCTACTCGCGGGCACATGGCAGTTAACGATTGTAGCGGGTGTGTTACTTGCACCGCTGTTTACAATCATCATTCAAACAAAATCTGGGGAACAAAAAGTCCGACAGAAAATTCCTGCCGTGTCACTTGGTATTTCATTAATTATTCTTGTTGGTGTGGTCTTGATTCAAATCCCACATGCACAAAGTGTGGATATGCAAACGTTATGGCTTGGTATTATTCCCGTTCTGATTGCAGCATTTGCGTATCCACTTGGCAATCGGAAGATGATGGAGTTGCTAGGCGGACGATTGGATACCTTCCAACGTGTTCTCGGTATGACACTGATGACAATGCCCATTTGGATTGGCGTAGCCATCTATGCGCTTGTAACAGTCGGTCCCCCTTCCATGAGTCAACTCGGCCAATCATTCATTGTCGCTATTAGCTCGGGTGTCATTGCTACAACACTATTTTTCATGGCAACTGACCTTGCACGAGACGACCAAGGGAAACTCGCTGCCGTCGAAGCAACGCAATCGACTGAACTCATTTTTGCGATGATTGGTGAAATGATCATTATCGGCATTGCCCTTCCAGGTCCTATCTCACTTGTCGGGATTGCGGTCATTATTGTCGGCATGGGCTTGCATAGTTTTCAGACAGCCCTTGGTAGAAAGAAACAACTAAAAATTCTACGATAATTGGTTGAAATCCTCTTTTGTTGGATGTTCTAAAAACTATTAATCTAATTATTCTTTCTTTTCAGTTGACCAATAATAGTAAAAGCGATATATTGGTTTATAAGTTCTAGATTAATTGAAAAGGGAGGATTCTGAACATGAACACAGCTACGTCCACAAAGCAAGGTTTCCAAGTACATGATGTCACTGCATTGAATAAGGCGAAAGAAATCATTGAAGGTAGCTCGTCCACTCGTCAAATACAACAAGAAGTTGTGGAGGCAGTGGAAAGGAACGCAGTTTGGCGAGGCGAAGAATGCTTAAATTTATTGGCACCCGAAGCCCCTACTAGTCAAACTGTGCGTAATTTACTAGCGACTGAAGTCGGAACACGTGCAGCAGAAGGTCATATCGGACCTGAACAGAGATGGTTTGCCGGTACAAAGCATATTGATGAAATTGAAGCACTATGTGTAGAGTTATTGAAAAAAGTCTTCAAATCGAATTATGCAGATCACCGTTTAGTGGCAAGTATGGTTGGCAATATGGCTGTTTACGCAGCTCTTACCGAACCTGGCGATCAAATTATGACCATTGCGCAGCCTTTAGGTGGACATTCCAGTAACCGACAGGATGGACCTGCTGGCATTCGTGGATTGAAAATTGCTGATGTTCCAATGGATGCAGAAGAACTCACCGTTGATTTAGAAGAATTTGAACGTGTCGCACGGGAGTTAAAACCGAAACTCGTCACGCTCGGGGCATCAATGACACTTTTCCCGTTCCCGATTAAAGAAATGGCCGAAATCGTAAAGGAGTGGGGCGGTAAAATTTTCTTCGACGGTGCCCATCAACTTGGCTTGATTGGTGGCGGACAATTTCAAGATCCATTACAAGAAGGCGCTAGTGTCATGACCGGGTCTGCCGGAAAAACGTTTAGCGGACCTCAAAGCGGTATTATTGTTTGGAATGATCCCGAACTAACAAAACCGCTAACAGATGCCATCTTCCCCGCTCTAGCTGCGACGCACCAAGTAAACCGAGTCGCTGCACTAGCCGCATCGACAGCTGAGTTTTTGGAATTCGGCGAGGAATACATGGCGCAAATTGTGAAAAATGCCAAGGCACTTGGTCAGGCGTTCCACGACCGTGGGATTACTGTACTCGGTGCGCATAAAGACTTCACGGAGACACACCAAGTGATTCTAGATGTGAAGGAATTTGGTGGTGGATTGCATGTCGCACACGAACTGGCAAAAGCAAATATTATTACGAATAAGAACCTAATTCCAAGTGATCGTCCTGAAGACTGGGACCGCCCAAGCGGACTACGAATCGGAACAATCGAGGTCACACGGTTAGGCATGAAAGAAAAAGATATGCGTACAATCGCAAACCTCATTGCGGACATTCTTATTTCGAAAAAAGATTTGAATGACGCAAAAAATGAAGCCATCGAGATGCGAAAATCATTCCAAACGCTCCACTATTGCTTTGACTAATTCCATATGAAAAGGCACCGCAACAGTTTACAATGTTGCGGTGCCTTTTTCGATACCTTTTACACACTTTCATCGGAAAGCAATCGGCCAAGTGTAAGCCAGTTCTCTTCAACCAGATGTGCTGCTTGCTCTTTGTCACCCTTTTTACAAATTGCAATAATGTCTCCATGCTGATTAATCGATGTGAGACTATCAACAGAATCGAATTTTTTAAATGTCAGACGATGAATTTTCGGGATGATTCTTTCGAGAGCTTTATCAATTTCGACATTGCCTGCCACTGCGAGGAACACTTGGTGGAATTGCTCATCTGCTTCAATCGCTTCGTTGCTATCTTTTCTTTCAAGTGCCTCTGCTAATACACGATTAATTTCTTCCAATCTCATAAAATCACGGTCAGTCATCTTCGGAACTGCCAATTTCGTCGCTAGTGCGTGAAGCGCAGCAACAACTGTAAATGCGTGTTTCGCCTCCTCTTCAACCAATTCCGTGACACGCGTGGAGGAACCGGGAAATGCCTCAACAAGTCCTTCATCTTCCAACCGTTTCAACGCTTCTCTGACGGGTGTCCTACTTACCGCAAATTGTTCCGCTAGCTTATTGTCATTCAATCGTTGACCAGGCTCCAGTTCCAAATTAACAATCGCATTTTTTAACGCTTCATATATTTGATCTTTTAATGTCGGTCGAATGATTTGTTTTATATTATTTTTCTCCATAAAACTAGTATATCGCATTTGAAATTGACTGACAAATTATGCTTATAATAAAGAAACATCCCCTATCGAAAATCCGATAAGAGGATGTTGGAACACTTATATCTTATCCACCCCACTCAATCCCGCTCATACGCCCCAATCTCCTTAATGGCCTTTTCCGTCATGGACGTATCAATCGCTTTATCAAAATCGATTTCTCCACGAATCGCACCGTTTGCTTTATAGGCATCGTACTGCTTTTTAATATCGTCGATGAACATTTTCCCATCTGGATCAAGCCCCGTCACATTCACTTTCTCCCACAGTGCCGGGTCTTTCAAGGCCGTATGCTTTGTCATAATATCGATGACTTCATCCTTGCCAATCCCTTTGATAAAGGCGTCGTTGTAATCACGGACACCTTTCAAGTAAGCAGCCATAAAGCGCAAGGACACGTCTTGTTCTTTCATCATAAAATCAGGTGAACCGAGTACAAGTGCAATTTGAGATTCTGGCGCATAATCCGTTGCATCGCCAAATCGTACATGGAATCCTTTGTCGACTCCTTGCGCAATGAGCGGCTCAATACTTAGCGCGGCGTCAATCGTTCCGGCATCAATCGCACCGAGCATACTGCCAAAATCGGACATGAGCACAAGTTCCACATCATCCTTTGTTAAACCTGCATGCGCAAGCATTTGCTCGAAAATGTATTCATCAATCGAATTATACGAGGATATC from Sporosarcina sp. FSL K6-1522 includes the following:
- a CDS encoding lysoplasmalogenase is translated as MVRKLLLTAIIMMGIIYIFFIPADPVSFKIFMKLIPMALIILYAMTMTPVFSRTYKQIITLGLFVCMIADGVIYWFMMGLITFFIGHIFYIVGFRHMGQKSVPVWAAIPLLLYGAGMAVWIAGLQFAAGQLVLGIAIIAYIGIILTMGWMAIRTRMKLAIIGALLFMLSDSILAIDRFVFALPYRDALVMVSYYAAQTLIAASIGSRVAKYSVNRNNLIK
- the pepT gene encoding peptidase T, translated to MKEKLIERLVRYAKIDTESDPNGTTTPTTPGQWDLLHELQQELATIGMEDITLDDNGYLFATLPANTDRDVPVIGFLAHVDTTPDYTGNNVQPQRIDNYDGTDIQLNADITMTVNDFPSLQNYVGHTLITTDGTTLLGADDKAGIAEIMTAMEYLLTNPSIKHGKLRVAFTPDEEIGRGPHKFDVAQFGAQFAYTMDGGPLGELQYESFNAAGANVTFRGVSVHPGTAKGKMVNSMIVAHQFQAAMPADEVPEKTDGYEGFVHLMHVNGSIEDTTLSYIIRDFDREAFAARKQLMIDTADKLNKEYGDNTVTLTIEDQYFNMGEKISPVMEIVDIMADAYKKLDIEPNIVPIRGGTDGSQLSYMGMPTPNIFTGGENYHGKYEYISVDNMERATNVIIEAVKLFEERA
- a CDS encoding multidrug resistance efflux transporter family protein, with the translated sequence MREIGIGVLASLFFAVTFILNRTMELSGGSWLWSASLRYFFMVPFLIIIVAYRKGLGETKKEMVTNSAPFFIWSVVAFVLFYVPLTYAAAYSPGWLLAGTWQLTIVAGVLLAPLFTIIIQTKSGEQKVRQKIPAVSLGISLIILVGVVLIQIPHAQSVDMQTLWLGIIPVLIAAFAYPLGNRKMMELLGGRLDTFQRVLGMTLMTMPIWIGVAIYALVTVGPPSMSQLGQSFIVAISSGVIATTLFFMATDLARDDQGKLAAVEATQSTELIFAMIGEMIIIGIALPGPISLVGIAVIIVGMGLHSFQTALGRKKQLKILR
- a CDS encoding serine hydroxymethyltransferase encodes the protein MNTATSTKQGFQVHDVTALNKAKEIIEGSSSTRQIQQEVVEAVERNAVWRGEECLNLLAPEAPTSQTVRNLLATEVGTRAAEGHIGPEQRWFAGTKHIDEIEALCVELLKKVFKSNYADHRLVASMVGNMAVYAALTEPGDQIMTIAQPLGGHSSNRQDGPAGIRGLKIADVPMDAEELTVDLEEFERVARELKPKLVTLGASMTLFPFPIKEMAEIVKEWGGKIFFDGAHQLGLIGGGQFQDPLQEGASVMTGSAGKTFSGPQSGIIVWNDPELTKPLTDAIFPALAATHQVNRVAALAASTAEFLEFGEEYMAQIVKNAKALGQAFHDRGITVLGAHKDFTETHQVILDVKEFGGGLHVAHELAKANIITNKNLIPSDRPEDWDRPSGLRIGTIEVTRLGMKEKDMRTIANLIADILISKKDLNDAKNEAIEMRKSFQTLHYCFD
- a CDS encoding GntR family transcriptional regulator produces the protein MEKNNIKQIIRPTLKDQIYEALKNAIVNLELEPGQRLNDNKLAEQFAVSRTPVREALKRLEDEGLVEAFPGSSTRVTELVEEEAKHAFTVVAALHALATKLAVPKMTDRDFMRLEEINRVLAEALERKDSNEAIEADEQFHQVFLAVAGNVEIDKALERIIPKIHRLTFKKFDSVDSLTSINQHGDIIAICKKGDKEQAAHLVEENWLTLGRLLSDESV
- a CDS encoding ABC transporter substrate-binding protein, producing MKSGWLMGVLALALVLGACTSKEAEKPVSEGKPSENYPSGDLAPLDKREKVFIAEDGAASGAGFYIAKEKGYFEDYNIEVEFAQFANSDDMLPALAAGEVDIAGGVSTASFFNAISQGIDVKIIADKGHNVPGKSYFTFVVGNHMVDVIKDYPDFKGKKIAISSYNSIDEYIFEQMLAHAGLTKDDVELVLMSDFGSMLGAIDAGTIDAALSIEPLIAQGVDKGFHVRFGDATDYAPESQIALVLGSPDFMMKEQDVSLRFMAAYLKGVRDYNDAFIKGIGKDEVIDIMTKHTALKDPALWEKVNVTGLDPDGKMFIDDIKKQYDAYKANGAIRGEIDFDKAIDTSMTEKAIKEIGAYERD